Proteins from a genomic interval of Paenibacillus lentus:
- a CDS encoding glutathione peroxidase: MSELYHFEVRTIDGVATTLEQYKGKVLLIVNTASACGLTPQYRGLQQLYDTYGDQGLVVLGFPCNQFAGQEPGTEKEIKEFCDLNFQVTFPLFAKLDVKGDNIHPLYDYLVNHVPAPYRTGDIEWNFVKFLIDRNSSIVKQYSARTAPSALEGDIQQVLSASE, from the coding sequence ATGTCAGAGCTATATCATTTTGAGGTGCGCACTATTGACGGGGTAGCAACAACGCTTGAACAATACAAGGGTAAAGTACTGCTCATCGTAAATACAGCCAGCGCTTGTGGATTAACACCGCAATATAGAGGATTGCAACAACTATACGATACGTATGGCGATCAGGGATTGGTCGTCCTCGGCTTCCCCTGCAACCAATTTGCCGGGCAGGAGCCGGGCACAGAAAAGGAAATCAAGGAGTTCTGTGATTTGAACTTTCAAGTCACCTTTCCGCTCTTCGCCAAACTTGACGTAAAAGGCGACAACATCCACCCGTTGTACGATTATTTGGTCAACCATGTACCCGCACCTTACCGAACCGGAGACATTGAATGGAATTTCGTTAAATTCCTTATTGACCGAAACAGCAGCATAGTGAAACAGTATAGCGCACGGACAGCTCCATCGGCACTCGAGGGGGATATTCAGCAAGTGCTTTCAGCTTCTGAGTAA
- a CDS encoding thioredoxin family protein, translating into MSFTLQLGAQAPDFELKATDGALYSLASFASADYLVVFFTCNHCPYVVGSDEVTRHTAEKFKDKGVAFVGINANSENTYPEDSFEHMIIRMEEHRFPWVYLRDMDQDVARAYGALRTPHFFVFDQQRRLVYTGRGVDNPRETAKMTTNDLERALTELTSGQPVSVPLTNPIGCNVKWEGQDAHWMPAEACDLV; encoded by the coding sequence ATGAGTTTTACGCTACAGCTTGGAGCTCAGGCTCCCGATTTTGAACTTAAGGCGACAGATGGAGCTTTGTATTCATTAGCTAGCTTCGCTTCCGCCGATTACTTAGTCGTGTTCTTCACTTGCAACCATTGTCCTTACGTGGTCGGTTCCGATGAAGTGACCCGCCATACTGCGGAGAAATTCAAGGATAAGGGCGTAGCCTTTGTCGGTATTAACGCAAACAGCGAAAACACGTATCCGGAAGATTCCTTTGAGCATATGATCATCAGAATGGAGGAACACCGTTTTCCTTGGGTATATCTTCGGGACATGGATCAAGACGTAGCCAGAGCTTATGGCGCGCTGCGGACTCCCCACTTCTTCGTGTTTGACCAGCAACGTCGTCTCGTTTATACAGGGCGTGGAGTGGACAACCCTCGCGAAACTGCAAAAATGACAACGAACGACCTTGAGCGGGCTCTAACTGAGCTAACCTCCGGTCAACCAGTTAGCGTGCCGCTAACGAATCCGATCGGATGCAATGTCAAATGGGAAGGACAGGATGCCCACTGGATGCCAGCGGAAGCCTGTGATTTGGTATAA
- the tig gene encoding trigger factor: MKATWEKIEKNLGVLEVEVEADRVSAALDKAFQKVVKKANVPGFRKGKVPRAIFEARFGVESLYQDAIDILLPEVYTEAVDQTDIFPVDRPEVDVEQFAKGQPFKFKAKVTVKPEVTLGDYKGIEVPVEPVEVTEEEITQELERLQQRHAELIVIDEEAAQNGDTVVIDFDGSVDGVPFEGGKAERYSLELGSGAFIPGFEEQVVGLATGDFKDVTVTFPETYHAEELANKEAVFKVKVHEIKRKQLPELDDEFAKDVSEFDTLDEYKEDLKKELLSRKEKDSKAAREGVVVDKVSENAEVEIPEAMIQSEIQNMVRDFDNRLRSQGMNLEMFLSFSGQSIEDLQEQMKADAEKRVRNNLVLEQIAKQENIVATEEEINKELNDMAEAYKRSPEEIRNILAANGSLGSLNEDVTLRKTIEFLLENSKEVPAEKKEEVKEEATEKATEE, from the coding sequence ATGAAAGCAACTTGGGAAAAAATAGAGAAGAACCTCGGCGTTCTCGAGGTTGAAGTGGAAGCAGATCGTGTATCTGCTGCACTAGATAAAGCGTTTCAAAAAGTGGTAAAGAAAGCTAACGTACCTGGATTCCGTAAAGGTAAAGTACCTCGGGCGATTTTCGAGGCGCGTTTCGGCGTTGAATCGCTTTATCAAGATGCCATCGATATTTTGCTTCCTGAAGTGTACACTGAAGCGGTTGATCAAACGGACATTTTTCCTGTTGACCGTCCTGAAGTAGACGTTGAACAATTTGCGAAGGGACAACCTTTCAAATTCAAAGCAAAAGTTACTGTAAAACCAGAAGTTACTTTGGGCGATTACAAAGGCATCGAAGTGCCTGTAGAGCCTGTGGAAGTAACTGAAGAAGAAATCACTCAAGAGCTCGAACGCTTGCAGCAGCGTCATGCTGAACTAATCGTAATCGATGAAGAAGCGGCGCAAAATGGCGACACAGTAGTTATCGATTTCGATGGTTCTGTAGACGGTGTTCCATTCGAAGGCGGCAAAGCAGAGCGTTATTCGCTTGAACTTGGCAGCGGCGCGTTCATTCCGGGCTTTGAGGAGCAAGTTGTCGGCTTGGCAACGGGCGACTTCAAAGATGTTACTGTAACTTTCCCTGAGACATACCATGCTGAAGAGCTGGCTAACAAAGAAGCTGTCTTCAAAGTGAAAGTACATGAAATCAAACGTAAACAGCTGCCTGAGCTGGATGATGAGTTCGCAAAAGATGTCAGCGAGTTCGATACACTTGACGAGTACAAAGAGGATCTGAAGAAAGAGCTGCTTTCCCGCAAAGAGAAAGACAGCAAAGCAGCGCGTGAAGGAGTCGTTGTTGACAAAGTAAGCGAAAACGCTGAAGTTGAAATTCCTGAAGCGATGATCCAAAGCGAAATTCAAAACATGGTGCGCGATTTTGACAACCGTCTTCGTTCTCAAGGCATGAACCTGGAAATGTTCCTGAGCTTCTCCGGTCAAAGTATCGAGGATCTGCAGGAGCAAATGAAAGCTGATGCAGAGAAACGCGTTCGCAACAACCTGGTTCTGGAGCAAATCGCGAAGCAAGAGAATATCGTGGCTACCGAAGAAGAAATCAACAAGGAGCTTAACGATATGGCGGAAGCTTACAAGCGTAGTCCTGAAGAAATCCGCAACATTCTTGCGGCTAATGGCTCTCTTGGTAGCTTGAACGAGGATGTGACACTCCGCAAGACGATCGAGTTCTTGCTGGAGAACAGCAAAGAAGTCCCTGCAGAGAAGAAGGAAGAAGTTAAAGAAGAAGCTACAGAAAAAGCAACTGAAGAATAA
- the clpP gene encoding ATP-dependent Clp endopeptidase proteolytic subunit ClpP: MSLVPMVVEQTNRGERSYDIYSRLLKDRIIFLSNAIDDDVANLVIAQLLFLAAEDPDKDIHLYINSPGGSVTAGMGIYDTMQLIKPDVSTICVGMAASMGSLLLTAGAPGKRFALPNSEVMIHQPLGGVRGQAADIKIHAEWIIKTREKLNQIYVDRTGQPLEKIERDTDRDFFMSAEEAKAYGIIDKVISKPINP, from the coding sequence ATGAGTCTGGTACCTATGGTCGTAGAACAAACAAACCGGGGAGAACGCTCTTACGATATTTACTCGAGACTTCTCAAGGATCGCATTATTTTTCTCAGCAACGCGATTGACGATGATGTTGCCAATCTCGTAATAGCCCAGTTGTTGTTCTTGGCAGCGGAGGATCCTGACAAGGATATCCATCTTTACATCAATTCACCTGGTGGTTCGGTTACAGCCGGGATGGGTATATATGATACGATGCAATTAATCAAACCAGACGTTTCTACGATTTGCGTAGGAATGGCTGCCAGTATGGGTTCGCTCCTGCTTACAGCAGGTGCGCCGGGGAAACGGTTTGCACTTCCTAACAGTGAAGTGATGATTCACCAGCCGCTCGGTGGTGTGCGCGGTCAAGCTGCGGATATCAAAATTCATGCCGAGTGGATTATCAAGACGAGAGAGAAGCTGAATCAGATTTACGTAGATCGGACGGGTCAACCCCTTGAAAAAATCGAACGCGATACAGACCGTGACTTTTTTATGAGCGCGGAAGAGGCTAAGGCCTACGGGATCATCGACAAGGTCATTAGTAAGCCGATCAATCCATAA